In the genome of Haemophilus pittmaniae, one region contains:
- a CDS encoding DUF1425 domain-containing protein has protein sequence MKKLLISVALLGLAACSSKAPNLLGTEQPILNIAANLAPLVDVRTASNAAYITNKSQQQLKVFYHLYWYNAQGVTQLWPQQQESLAGNLVLQAKQQQMLSLAKPTPESTNYRLYLQ, from the coding sequence ATGAAAAAACTCCTCATTAGCGTCGCCTTGTTGGGGCTGGCAGCCTGTTCTAGCAAAGCACCGAATTTACTCGGCACGGAGCAACCGATTTTAAATATCGCTGCGAATTTAGCGCCGCTCGTTGATGTGCGTACTGCTTCCAATGCGGCCTATATCACCAATAAAAGCCAACAACAGCTCAAGGTGTTTTACCATTTGTATTGGTACAATGCACAAGGAGTAACTCAACTGTGGCCGCAACAACAGGAAAGCCTTGCGGGGAATCTTGTCCTGCAGGCTAAACAGCAACAAATGCTTTCCCTTGCTAAACCGACCCCGGAAAGTACCAACTATCGCCTTTACCTGCAATAA
- the hinT gene encoding purine nucleoside phosphoramidase: MAQETIFSKIIRKEIPADIVYQDELVTAFRDISPQAKTHILIIPNKLIPTVNDVQPEDEAMLGRIFSVAAKIAAQEGIAEDGYRLIMNCNKHGGQEVFHIHMHLLGGEPLGKMLDK, translated from the coding sequence ATGGCACAAGAAACCATTTTCAGTAAAATTATTCGTAAAGAAATCCCTGCCGATATTGTTTACCAAGATGAATTGGTGACTGCATTTCGTGATATTTCACCGCAGGCGAAAACCCATATTTTGATTATCCCAAATAAATTGATCCCAACGGTAAATGATGTGCAGCCGGAAGATGAAGCAATGCTCGGTCGCATTTTTAGCGTAGCGGCCAAAATTGCTGCCCAGGAAGGTATTGCCGAAGATGGATACCGCTTGATTATGAACTGTAACAAACACGGTGGCCAAGAAGTATTCCATATTCATATGCATTTACTTGGCGGCGAACCATTAGGCAAAATGTTGGATAAATAA